A part of Larkinella insperata genomic DNA contains:
- a CDS encoding thiolase family protein has product MNEVVIVSAVRTPIGSFGGVLAPLSATELGAVAIRAAYEKAGISPGQVEEVIMGNVVSANLGQAPARQAALQAGLPYQVRCTTVNKVCASGTKAIAMAAQTIQLGQADIIIAGGMESMSNAPYYVPKARFGYKYGDAQLIDGLAKDGLVDPYDQCAMGVFADQTAKKYGISRETQDAFAIRSYQRAAEATQSGKFATELVPVEIPRPKGSVTVSEDEEYKNVFFDKIPNLKPAFSPDGTVTAANASTINDGASALVIMSLKKAEELGIKPLARILGYADAEQEPAFFTTAPTLAIPTALKRAGIRPDDVDFYEINEAFAVVPLACSQVLEIPPEKLNVYGGAVSLGHPLGASGARIVTTLTSVLQQQKGRIGAVGICHGGGGASALVIEKL; this is encoded by the coding sequence ATGAATGAAGTGGTAATAGTTTCGGCTGTCCGTACACCCATTGGTAGTTTCGGCGGGGTGCTTGCCCCGCTTTCAGCCACCGAGCTGGGCGCGGTGGCCATCCGGGCGGCTTACGAAAAAGCCGGTATTTCGCCCGGGCAGGTGGAAGAAGTCATCATGGGCAATGTGGTGTCGGCCAACTTGGGCCAGGCTCCGGCGCGACAGGCGGCTCTGCAGGCCGGTTTGCCCTACCAGGTTCGCTGTACCACGGTTAACAAAGTGTGCGCATCGGGTACAAAAGCCATCGCAATGGCCGCCCAAACCATTCAACTGGGGCAAGCCGATATTATCATTGCCGGTGGCATGGAAAGCATGTCCAACGCTCCCTATTATGTACCGAAAGCGCGGTTTGGTTACAAATACGGAGATGCGCAACTCATCGACGGCTTGGCTAAAGACGGTTTGGTTGACCCCTACGACCAGTGCGCCATGGGCGTCTTTGCCGACCAGACCGCCAAGAAATACGGCATCAGCCGCGAAACGCAGGACGCCTTTGCCATCCGGTCGTACCAGCGGGCCGCCGAAGCAACGCAATCCGGCAAATTCGCCACGGAACTGGTTCCGGTGGAAATTCCGCGTCCCAAAGGCAGCGTGACGGTCAGCGAGGATGAGGAATACAAAAACGTGTTCTTTGACAAAATCCCGAATCTCAAACCGGCTTTCTCGCCCGACGGCACGGTAACGGCCGCCAACGCATCGACCATCAACGACGGAGCCTCGGCACTGGTCATCATGAGTTTAAAAAAAGCGGAAGAACTCGGCATCAAGCCACTGGCCCGGATTCTGGGGTATGCCGATGCGGAGCAGGAACCGGCTTTTTTCACGACGGCCCCCACGCTCGCCATCCCGACGGCCCTGAAACGCGCCGGGATCAGACCCGACGACGTGGATTTCTACGAGATCAACGAAGCCTTTGCGGTGGTTCCGCTGGCGTGTAGCCAGGTGCTGGAAATCCCGCCGGAAAAGCTGAATGTTTACGGCGGGGCGGTGTCGCTGGGCCATCCGCTGGGAGCGTCCGGCGCCCGGATTGTCACGACGCTGACGAGCGTTTTGCAGCAACAAAAGGGCCGCATCGGTGCCGTTGGCATCTGCCACGGGGGCGGTGGAGCGTCGGCGCTGGTGATTGAGAAGCTATAA
- a CDS encoding phosphoribosylaminoimidazolesuccinocarboxamide synthase has product MNQTSQAIKETAFNFDGQTGFYRGKVRDVYHFDDRLVMVATDRISAFDVVLPRPIPFKGQVLNQTAAHFLQATADIVPNWLLDVPDPNVSVGLKCQSYPVEMVVRGYLAGHAWRQYREGHRTLCGVSLPDGLKEADRLPEPIITPTTKAHEGHDEDISREEILEQGIVPESEYVQLEKYALALFRKGTEMAAERGLILVDTKYEFGSLNGQIYLIDEIHTPDSSRYYYADSYTENQRQGLPQKQLSKEFVREWLIANNFQGKEGQTVPEMEDAWIEQISSRYIELYEKVTGKSFVRSETDNIYNRIEENIRRSLTVTYF; this is encoded by the coding sequence ATGAACCAAACCAGCCAGGCCATCAAGGAAACCGCTTTTAATTTCGACGGACAAACCGGCTTTTACCGCGGGAAGGTCCGCGATGTTTACCATTTTGACGACCGCCTGGTGATGGTGGCAACCGACCGCATTTCGGCTTTTGATGTGGTGCTGCCCCGCCCGATTCCGTTCAAGGGGCAGGTGCTGAACCAGACCGCAGCCCACTTTTTGCAAGCTACTGCCGACATTGTGCCGAACTGGCTGCTGGATGTGCCCGATCCGAACGTGAGCGTGGGGCTGAAATGCCAGTCGTATCCGGTTGAGATGGTGGTGCGGGGATACCTGGCGGGCCACGCCTGGCGGCAATACCGGGAAGGACACCGCACCCTCTGCGGAGTTTCGCTGCCCGACGGGCTGAAAGAAGCCGACCGGTTGCCCGAACCGATCATTACACCCACGACCAAGGCGCACGAAGGACACGACGAAGATATTTCGCGGGAAGAAATTCTGGAGCAGGGAATTGTTCCGGAAAGCGAATACGTTCAACTCGAAAAATACGCCCTCGCCCTGTTCCGGAAAGGCACCGAGATGGCCGCCGAACGGGGGCTGATTCTGGTCGACACCAAGTACGAATTTGGCTCGCTGAACGGTCAGATTTACCTGATTGACGAAATTCACACGCCGGATTCGTCCCGGTATTATTACGCTGATTCGTACACTGAAAACCAGCGGCAGGGTCTTCCGCAGAAACAATTATCCAAGGAATTTGTACGGGAATGGCTGATTGCCAACAACTTTCAGGGAAAAGAAGGGCAAACGGTTCCGGAAATGGAGGATGCCTGGATTGAGCAGATTTCTAGCCGGTATATTGAACTCTATGAAAAGGTGACCGGTAAATCATTTGTTCGCTCTGAAACCGACAATATTTACAACCGCATTGAAGAAAATATCCGCCGTTCACTGACTGTTACGTATTTTTGA
- a CDS encoding STAS domain-containing protein, with protein sequence MNYSIEKNEQYSLVTLNETVFGGEIPSTFETLSRNLFREGYSNIIVDFSAVDEIEDEGIPTIRKINRQCTNESGLFILVTKQEYIIDYLDDAKIADLTILPTVEEAVDAVFMNELENDFRSEDDDSYEYGGSSDD encoded by the coding sequence ATGAATTACTCGATCGAAAAAAACGAGCAGTATTCGCTCGTTACCCTCAACGAAACCGTATTTGGCGGAGAAATACCCTCCACGTTTGAAACCCTCAGCCGAAACCTGTTCCGGGAAGGCTACAGCAATATCATTGTCGATTTTAGTGCCGTCGATGAAATCGAAGACGAGGGCATTCCGACGATTCGCAAAATCAACCGGCAGTGTACCAACGAATCCGGCCTGTTCATTCTGGTCACCAAGCAGGAGTATATCATCGACTACCTGGACGACGCCAAAATCGCCGACCTGACCATCCTGCCGACGGTGGAAGAAGCCGTTGACGCCGTGTTCATGAACGAGCTGGAAAACGACTTCCGCAGCGAAGACGACGACAGCTACGAATACGGCGGCAGTTCCGACGACTAA
- a CDS encoding Gfo/Idh/MocA family protein — MPTFKAALIGGGNIADKNHIPALQKLADKVDIVAVCSRDGMKAGALAQKHGIPHAFDDAAKMYEQCQPNLVVISTPNNLHYPFAMQALEKGCHVFCEKPPALTARQAREMADLATRNGLVLAYNLQLRQTNEWELMMRSKTHGQLGDIYHIKANFLRRRGIPGWGYFTDKSMQGGGALMDLGVHVLDLALCALDYAVPDRILANTYDFIGKTGGKGLMGTWNPEKFEVEDACMAYLSFPNNASIVLSSSFALNTQIDINRNLEVFGSRGGAKLFPFTLYTEIAGELADVHFPYLEDSDIQLKNTAAFIDACLGKPSNVCTGEQGAILQEVVERIYGSAQRTASDVGQ, encoded by the coding sequence ATGCCAACATTCAAGGCCGCCCTGATCGGCGGGGGCAATATTGCCGATAAAAACCACATTCCCGCTCTGCAAAAACTAGCCGACAAGGTCGACATTGTAGCCGTTTGCAGCCGAGATGGGATGAAAGCCGGGGCACTGGCGCAGAAACACGGTATTCCGCACGCATTTGACGATGCCGCCAAGATGTACGAGCAGTGTCAACCGAACCTGGTGGTGATTTCGACCCCGAACAACCTGCATTATCCCTTCGCCATGCAGGCGCTCGAAAAAGGCTGCCACGTCTTCTGCGAAAAACCGCCCGCCCTGACCGCCCGGCAGGCCCGCGAAATGGCCGACCTGGCCACCCGCAATGGGTTGGTACTGGCGTATAACCTACAACTGCGGCAAACGAATGAATGGGAGCTGATGATGCGGAGCAAAACCCACGGACAGTTGGGCGACATTTACCACATCAAGGCCAATTTTCTGCGTCGGCGGGGCATTCCGGGTTGGGGCTATTTTACCGATAAGTCGATGCAGGGGGGCGGGGCGCTGATGGATCTGGGCGTTCACGTGCTCGATCTGGCGCTGTGTGCCCTCGACTACGCCGTTCCCGACCGGATTCTGGCCAATACCTACGACTTCATCGGCAAAACCGGTGGGAAAGGCTTGATGGGAACCTGGAATCCGGAAAAGTTTGAAGTAGAAGATGCCTGCATGGCCTACCTGTCATTTCCAAACAACGCGTCCATCGTTTTATCCTCGTCATTTGCCCTGAACACGCAAATCGACATCAATCGGAACCTGGAAGTATTCGGCAGCCGGGGGGGGGCAAAGTTGTTTCCGTTTACGCTCTATACCGAGATAGCTGGCGAACTGGCGGATGTGCATTTCCCATATCTGGAAGATAGTGACATCCAGCTTAAAAATACGGCGGCTTTTATAGACGCCTGTCTGGGTAAACCGTCCAACGTCTGCACCGGCGAGCAGGGCGCTATTTTGCAGGAAGTCGTCGAGCGGATTTACGGTTCGGCGCAGCGAACGGCTTCTGACGTAGGGCAATGA
- a CDS encoding sugar phosphate isomerase/epimerase family protein: MLHLGFVSAILAEYDLEHVLQFASEQRFKCVEVMCWPTDNSDARRYAGVSHIDVDNFDAKHIQQLTHKYGVYISGLGYYPNPLDPDPEKAAYYREHIKKVIRAAAQLEIPVVNTFIGRNPGLTITENLKLFAKHWPEIIKVAEENNVKIGIENCPMWFTDDEWPGGKNLATTPAIWDRMFEIIPSRILGLNYDPSHLIFQMMNEVKPIYDYKDRLHHIHLKDVKVYRDKLDRVGIMANPLEYHSPKLPGLGDVRWGAFFAALTDVRYRGPVCIEVEDKAYEGSAEDVQTAILTSRNYLSQFLVL; the protein is encoded by the coding sequence ATGCTGCATCTTGGTTTTGTAAGTGCCATTCTGGCGGAATACGATCTGGAGCATGTCCTGCAATTTGCCTCAGAGCAACGCTTTAAGTGCGTTGAAGTGATGTGCTGGCCCACCGATAACTCCGACGCCCGGCGGTACGCGGGTGTTTCGCACATTGATGTGGATAATTTCGATGCCAAGCACATCCAGCAACTGACGCACAAGTACGGGGTTTATATCTCCGGACTCGGCTATTACCCGAACCCGCTCGATCCGGACCCGGAAAAAGCCGCCTACTACCGCGAACACATCAAGAAGGTCATCCGGGCGGCCGCCCAGCTGGAAATTCCGGTGGTCAATACCTTCATTGGCCGCAATCCGGGGCTGACCATTACCGAAAACCTGAAGCTATTTGCCAAGCACTGGCCCGAAATCATCAAAGTGGCGGAGGAAAACAACGTGAAAATCGGCATTGAAAACTGCCCGATGTGGTTTACCGACGATGAGTGGCCGGGCGGTAAAAACCTGGCAACGACGCCCGCCATCTGGGATCGCATGTTCGAAATCATTCCGTCCCGCATTCTGGGGCTAAATTATGATCCGTCGCACCTGATTTTTCAGATGATGAACGAAGTGAAGCCCATCTACGATTACAAAGACCGGCTGCACCACATTCACCTCAAGGACGTAAAGGTTTACCGCGACAAACTCGACCGCGTTGGCATCATGGCCAACCCGCTGGAATACCACTCGCCGAAACTGCCGGGGTTGGGCGACGTTCGCTGGGGCGCGTTTTTTGCGGCTTTAACGGACGTTCGGTACCGGGGTCCGGTTTGTATCGAAGTGGAGGACAAAGCTTACGAAGGCAGCGCCGAAGACGTGCAGACGGCAATTCTGACCTCCCGCAATTACCTGAGTCAATTTCTGGTGCTTTAA
- a CDS encoding ribonuclease Z has translation MIFNLTILGSGSATPILDRHTTAQTLTIEGDYFLIDCGEGTQYRLMENHLRPGRLKYIFISHLHGDHYFGLVPLLSSLNLAGRTDDLWLFGPRGLWEIITVQFRYSETKLNYPIHFQETDPHEPAVIFNHPNVTVETIPLQHRIDCTGFLFREKGRKRKLIAEKLPADLPVAYYRLLKDGKDIVDDQGQVLYSADEYTLPAPSPRSYAFCSDTRYNEAMFDQIRGVDLLYHEASFLDDFEELSARYFHSTARQAALTAAQVGARRLMIGHFSSRYKVTDEFLVQARSVFPETYLAIEGETTEI, from the coding sequence ATGATATTCAACCTGACCATACTAGGCAGCGGGTCGGCAACGCCCATACTGGACCGCCACACCACCGCCCAGACCCTGACCATTGAAGGAGATTATTTTCTGATCGACTGCGGAGAGGGCACGCAATACCGTCTGATGGAGAACCACCTCCGGCCCGGACGGCTCAAGTATATTTTCATCAGTCACCTGCACGGCGACCATTATTTCGGACTGGTGCCGCTGCTGTCGAGCCTGAACCTGGCCGGGCGTACCGACGATCTGTGGCTGTTTGGCCCGCGTGGTCTTTGGGAAATCATTACCGTGCAGTTCCGGTATTCCGAGACTAAACTGAATTACCCGATTCATTTTCAGGAGACCGATCCGCACGAACCGGCCGTTATTTTCAACCACCCGAATGTCACGGTGGAAACCATCCCGCTGCAACACCGCATCGACTGCACCGGTTTTCTGTTCCGGGAGAAGGGCCGGAAACGCAAGCTGATTGCCGAAAAACTGCCCGCTGATTTGCCGGTGGCGTATTACCGGCTCCTGAAAGACGGAAAAGACATTGTGGATGATCAGGGCCAGGTGCTCTACAGCGCCGACGAATACACGCTGCCCGCGCCCAGCCCCCGCTCCTACGCCTTCTGCTCCGACACCCGATACAACGAAGCCATGTTCGACCAGATTCGCGGGGTGGATCTGCTCTACCACGAAGCTTCGTTTCTGGACGATTTCGAAGAACTAAGCGCCCGGTATTTTCACTCAACGGCCCGTCAGGCGGCTCTGACAGCGGCTCAGGTCGGTGCGCGTCGGCTGATGATCGGCCATTTTTCGTCACGCTACAAAGTTACCGACGAGTTTCTGGTTCAGGCCCGGTCGGTTTTCCCGGAAACGTACCTGGCGATTGAAGGCGAGACGACGGAGATTTAA